The following are from one region of the Coffea eugenioides isolate CCC68of chromosome 2, Ceug_1.0, whole genome shotgun sequence genome:
- the LOC113759640 gene encoding uncharacterized protein LOC113759640, with amino-acid sequence MKSEIAELYFRDKANTWFHGVFSGGSSIPCPELSVAMSERFGEGTQKKPLKKHIITTKEVRADPKKIESPMQWPRPENVRQLKGFLGLTSYYRKFVKSYGAIAKTLTVLLRKDSFKWGIDAEEAFEKFKLAMCSTPIIALPDFTQQFVIETYACYRGL; translated from the exons ATGAAGTCAGAAATTGCAGAACTATACTTCAGGGACAAGGCAAATACTTGGTTCCATGGAGTGTTCAGTGGCGGAAGTTCAATTCCATGCCCTGAGTTATCAGTTGCTATGTCTGAAAGATTTGGAGAAGGAACCCAGAAGAAGCCATTGAAAA AACACATTATCACAACAAAAGAAGTGAGAGCTGACCCCAAGAAGATAGAGAGCCCGATGCAGTGGCCAAGACCTGAGAATGTCAGACAGTTAAAGGGATTCCTTGGCTTGACTAGCTACTATAGGAAATTTGTCAAGAGCTATGGGGCCATTGCCAAAACTTTAACAGTTTTGCTAAGGAAGGACAGCTTCAAGTGGGGTATTGATGCTGAGGAAGCATTTGAGAAATTCAAGCTAGCTATGTGCAGTACACCTATAATAGCCCTTCCTGACTTCACTCAGCAATTTGTGATTGAAACATATGCTTGTTATAGAGGATTATAA
- the LOC113762263 gene encoding structure-specific endonuclease subunit SLX1 homolog, protein MARLLSRTFKSLKPHHNINPCPKPLLKAPTTSVATPSKSEFSSSSPSLKTAPEVSSSKSKSKSKSRLSKSLKNSWSVYLILSTNPPIKTYVGVTTNFSRRLKQHNGEVNGGAKASRAGRPWVCACFIKGFRDKSEACEFESKWKLFSRKLSRKRKTIEEEKQDDNRSLALLHHRHAALSRVKSSVVCSHLEIIWHFDLT, encoded by the exons ATGGCGAGGCTTTTGTCAAGAACATTCAAATCCCTCAAGCCCCATCACAACATCAATCCTTGCCCTAAACCTCTTCTTAAGGCTCCAACAACTTCAGTGGCAACCCCATCAAAATCGGAATTCTCTTCATCATCACCATCGTTGAAGACAGCGCCTGAAGTATCAtcttcgaaatcgaaatcgaaatcgaaatcaagaTTATCAAAATCATTGAAGAATTCTTGGTCTGTGTATCTGATTCTATCAACCAATCCGCCGATCAAGACTTATGTTGGGGTCACCACCAATTTCTCTCGCCG CCTGAAGCAACACAATGGTGAAGTTAATGGTGGTGCAAAAGCATCTCGTGCGGGAAGGCCGTGGGTGTGTGCATGCTTTATAAAAGGTTTTCGGGACAAAAGTGAAG CTTGTGAATTTGAATCAAAATGGAAACTCTTTTCAAGGAAGCTGtcacgaaaaagaaaaaccattGAGGAGGAGAAGCAGGATGACAACAGATCACTTGCATTATTGCATCACAGACATGCAGCTCTTAGTCGAGTCAAAAGCTCGGTTGTTTGCAGTCACCTGGAAATTATTTGGCACTTTGATCTGACTTAG
- the LOC113761871 gene encoding serine/threonine-protein kinase-like protein At3g51990 — MGYLSCKAESAILTSNSHLPASSKKANQVNSQEKTKEKPVKIQEFDYSDLEAATNGFSEQKLLGRGSHGLVYKGVLRSGRLVAIKKPSRGSRISSTSENSEVENEIDILSKLQSPRLVNLLGFTNSDSHGRLLVVEFMSNGTLYDVLHSNSRPPTWGRRIKLALHTAKAIDTLHSSSPPVIHRDIKSANVLIDRNFNARLGDFGLALRCHVDDYRLRSTPPAGTMGYLDPGYVTPDNLSTKTDVFSFGILLLEIISGRKAIDVGHSPPSIVDWAIPLIRRGKLVSIYDPRIPPPRDPLVRKQLAVVAAKCVRSCRERRPTMKEVVECLSGLSKLVPLHSWNGLTNPCLMVETVGRPVESRSNNVNVKEKGDEQGNLDGEDGALLARALRNSRRVYSDLGFRSNLMDLLNGIHGESEFPEDNSGIKPCEQPESGGFSCRFESEKFVGRKSNLSLVRGIDKLGASQLSRNHTVSENTSDKHSEGNATVL; from the coding sequence ATGGGCTATCTATCATGTAAAGCAGAATCAGCAATTTTAACCTCCAATTCTCACCTTCCAGCTTCGTCTAAGAAAGCCAATCAAGTTAATTcccaagaaaaaacaaaagagaagcCTGTCAAGATCCAAGAATTTGACTACAGTGATCTTGAAGCAGCCACCAATGGCTTTTCTGAGCAGAAACTGTTAGGCAGAGGTAGCCATGGCCTAGTTTACAAAGGGGTTCTTCGCAGTGGGCGCTTGGTTGCCATCAAGAAGCCTTCAAGAGGGTCAAGAATCTCCTCCACATCAGAGAATTCAGAAGTTGAGAATGAGATTGATATTCTGTCAAAGCTGCAGAGTCCAAGACTGGTAAATCTTCTTGGTTTTACTAATAGTGATTCTCATGGTCGCCTTTTAGTTGTTGAATTTATGAGTAATGGTActctttatgatgttttgcactCGAATTCTCGCCCTCCCACTTGGGGTAGAAGAATAAAATTGGCATTACACACTGCAAAAGCTATCGATACTCTTCATTCATCAAGTCCCCCTGTCATTCACCGTGATATAAAGTCTGCCAATGTGTTGATAGATAGGAATTTTAATGCCCGGTTAGGCGATTTTGGACTAGCCTTAAGATGCCATGTTGATGATTATAGATTGAGGTCAACTCCCCCTGCAGGTACAATGGGGTATTTGGATCCTGGTTATGTGACCCCTGATAACTTGAGTACTAAAACTGATGTGTTTAGTTTTGGGATATTGCTGTTGGAGATTATTAGTGGGAGGAAGGCTATTGATGTGGGGCATTCACCGCCTTCCATCGTGGATTGGGCAATTCCATTGATTAGGAGAGGGAAGCTTGTGTCTATTTATGATCCGAGGATTCCACCCCCTAGGGACCCTTTGGTGAGGAAGCAGCTGGCGGTAGTTGCCGCAAAATGTGTGAGGTCTTGTAGGGAGAGGCGGCCAACGATGAAGGAGGTGGTTGAATGTTTGAGTGGGTTGAGTAAGTTGGTTCCCTTGCATTCTTGGAATGGTTTGACTAATCCTTGTTTGATGGTTGAGACTGTTGGGAGACCTGTTGAGTCAAGGAGTAATAATGTGAATGTGAAGGAAAAGGGGGATGAACAAGGGAATTTGGATGGAGAAGATGGTGCATTACTTGCAAGAGCATTGAGAAATTCACGGAGAGTGTACTCTGATCTGGGATTTAGAAGTAATTTGATGGATTTATTGAATGGGATTCATGGGGAGTCTGAATTTCCAGAAGACAACAGTGGGATTAAGCCTTGTGAGCAACCTGAGTCTGGTGGTTTTAGTTGCAgatttgaaagtgaaaaattcGTTGGCAGAAAAAGCAATCTGTCTCTGGTCCGCGGCATTGACAAACTTGGCGCTTCGCAACTATCAAGAAACCATACAGTCAGCGAAAATACTTCAGACAAACATTCTGAAGGGAATGCTACAGTTCTGTGA
- the LOC113761789 gene encoding pheophytinase, chloroplastic, translated as MEIISCHAMHGQYLVKFRGYAVGKSPRSNQAKLWNFKERRLISVVSQCKLKALRHSYLDQLAIRRLGRAHTVRTLSALKGYEHGDPSVLSESLNSYVLDGKENVTDSDKTVPKVLIPGLPDENKGDSVASITSCSWEWKPKLNVHYKTAGSVNVDFPPVLFLPGFGVGSFHYEKQLKDLGRDFRAWAVDFLGQGLSLPREDPTRQTKNGDNLKSDVENFLWGFGDETEPWAKELVYSSDLWRDQVRYFIEEVIGEPVYIVGNSLGGYIAVYFAACYPELVKGVTLLNATPFWGFLPNPMKSPRWSSMFPWAGTFPIPATIKSLTEIVWQKMSDPESIAEILKQVYADHSTKVDKVFSSILEITKHPAAAASFASIMFAPQAQLTFKDSLSRCQMNNVPVCLMYGKEDPWVKPIWGLQVKRQLPEAPYYEISPAGHCPHDEVPEVVNFLLRGWIRNVESQGSAALPLFDSAENFQNDFAKDLEFVREGSRKLARVQIYGSESSFWKRMISLIKSQFDTSRK; from the exons ATGGAAATTATCTCTTGCCACGCTATGCATGGCCAGTATCTAGTAAAATTTAGAGGGTATGCTGTTGGGAAAAGCCCAAGATCAAATCAAGCAAAACTTTGGAATTTCAAGGAGAGAAGATTGATATCTGTAGTCAGTCAATGTAAGCTCAAGGCTCTTAGACATTCTTATTTAGATCAATTAGCCATAAGGAGGCTTGGAAGAGCTCACACTGTTAGGACACTAAGTGCTCTGAAGGGATATGAACATGGTGATCCAAGCGTCTTGAGTGAAAGTTTAAACTCTTATGTACTTGATGGTAAAGAGAATGTTACTGATAGTGACAAGACTGTACCTAAGGTCTTGATTCCTGGTTTGCCTGATGAAAACAAGGGTGATTCTGTTGCTTCAATTACCAGTTGTTCCTGGGAATGGAAGCCCAAACTTAATGTTCACTACAAAACAGCTGGATCCGTGAATGTTGATTTTCCTCCGGTTCTCTTTCTTCCTGGTTTTGGAGTTGGTTCCTTTCATTATGAAAAACAATTGAAGGATCTGGGTCGAGACTTTAGAGCATGGGCAGTCGATTTTCTTGGGCAGGGCTTGTCATTACCACGTGAAGATCCAACTAGACAGACAAAGAATGGTGACAACCTGAAATCAGATGTGGAGAACTTCTTGTGGGGTTTTGGAGATGAGACTGAACCTTGGGCAAAAGAGCTTGTTTATTCTTCTGATTTATGGAGGGACCAAGTCCGTTACTTCATCGAAGAG GTGATTGGAGAACCTGTTTATATTGTTGGGAATTCACTCGGAGGATATATCGCGGTCTACTTTGCAGCATGCTATCCCGAATTGGTGAAAGGTGTAACCTTGCTTAATGCTACTCCTTTTTGGGGATTTCTTCCTAACCCTATGAAATCTCCTAGATGGTCAAGCATGTTTCCTTGGGCTGGCACATTTCCTATTCCTGCCACAATTAAAAGTCTTACGGAAATTGT GTGGCAGAAAATGAGTGATCCTGAAAGTATTGCAGAGATACTTAAGCAAGTATATGCAGATCACTCGACAAAAGTTGATAAGGTGTTCTCCAGTATACTGGAGATAACAAAGCATCCAGCGGCTGCTGCATCATTTGCTTCTATTATGTTTGCTCCTCAAGCACAGTTAACGTTCAAGGACTCTTTATCTAG GTGTCAAATGAACAACGTACCTGTCTGTCTCATGTATGGCAAAGAAGATCCTTGGGTAAAGCCTATCTGGGGTTTACAAGTGAAACGCCAACTGCCAGAAGCTCCATATTATGAGATTAGCCCTGCTGGTCACTGCCCTCATGATGAAGTTCCAGAG GTGGTGAATTTCTTATTGCGTGGGTGGATCAGAAATGTAGAATCCCAGGGTTCAGCAGCACTGCCTCTGTTTGATAGCgctgaaaattttcagaatGACTTTGCCAAAGACCTGGAATTTGTTAGAGAAGGTTCAAGAAAATTAGCAAGGGTACAGATCTATGGATCCGAATCATCTTTCTGGAAAAGGATGATCTCTTTAATCAAATCTCAGTTTGACACTTCAAGAAAGTGA